A DNA window from Ostrea edulis chromosome 5, xbOstEdul1.1, whole genome shotgun sequence contains the following coding sequences:
- the LOC125652895 gene encoding universal stress protein YxiE-like, with the protein MTTRKRVVLVAIDGSDHAEYALNWYLDNIHRPNDVVIGVHSADYSKLQSQPLTLLSSDKSLITNFLETEEESVKKLAANFESKVLKNQIDGKFIRINGDPGPGIVEVSNNEKAAVIVMGSRGLGTIRRTLLGSVSSYIMYHASVPVIVCRQ; encoded by the exons ATGACGACCAGAAAGAGAGTGGTTCTAGTGGCGATTGACGGCAGTGACCACGCGGAATATGCCCTGAACT GGTACTTGGACAACATTCACAGACCCAATGATGTCGTGATAGGGGTGCACTCTGCAGACTACAGCAAACTTCAAAGTCAAC CTTTGACACTTTTATCAAGTGATAAATCTTTGATTACCAATTTCCTGGAAACAGAAGAGGAATCAGTTAAAAAGCTAGCAGCCAACTTTGAATCAAAAGTTCTAAAGAATCAG attGACGGGAAATTCATTCGAATCAACGGTGATCCGGGTCCTGGGATAGTGGAAGTCAGCAACAACGAGAAAGCTGCTGTCATTGTAATGGGGTCACGTGGTTTGGGGACGATTCGACGGACGTTGCTAGGAAGCGTTAGCTCTTACATCATGTATCACGCGTCAGTTCCGGTGATCGTATGTCGACAGTAA